A window of the Microbulbifer aggregans genome harbors these coding sequences:
- a CDS encoding glycosyltransferase family 4 protein: MIKRICHLIASREFDGLARHVAVLSGWQARNTEAEIAVIAHPRYRESLDSSVRFLALNTDRDRHHPNLIWRLASHLRGGEFQIAHGHGSKSAQLLAAVKKYSDARQVITRHNLRHPRDKLSSAFDARIAISHSVVANSRLDWHIIPNGAESDANALAIRERQNLAHPHLLFSSRLVKLCGLDHLLLALSRLPGVKLTVVGDGPESDTMKSLSEDLNLTDRVRFMGDQASLTEWLSSVDLLIVTSCAGPPPFDWIEALLHRCPVITPNTGDADRYLPADYLLENIHPLYLEQKLRHALNNRQSLPAQFHDSFRRAATELTLNSMGQATWHVYMQLFDGITEGHATSASP; encoded by the coding sequence ATGATCAAAAGAATTTGCCACCTGATCGCCAGCCGCGAGTTCGACGGTCTGGCTCGCCACGTGGCGGTATTGTCAGGCTGGCAAGCGCGCAACACAGAAGCTGAGATCGCTGTCATTGCTCACCCCCGTTACCGGGAGAGCCTCGATTCTTCCGTGCGATTTCTGGCACTCAACACCGATCGTGACCGCCACCATCCCAACCTGATCTGGCGCCTGGCCAGCCACCTCAGAGGTGGCGAATTCCAGATCGCGCATGGCCACGGCAGCAAGTCCGCCCAATTGCTCGCAGCGGTCAAGAAATACTCCGATGCACGCCAGGTCATCACCCGACACAATTTGCGTCACCCACGCGACAAGCTGTCCAGCGCTTTCGATGCCCGGATCGCCATCAGTCACTCCGTAGTCGCGAATTCCCGACTCGACTGGCATATCATTCCCAACGGTGCAGAGTCCGATGCCAACGCCTTGGCGATCCGCGAAAGACAAAACCTAGCTCACCCCCATCTGCTTTTTTCAAGCCGGCTGGTGAAGCTCTGCGGCCTCGACCACCTTCTGCTGGCACTCTCACGGCTCCCAGGGGTGAAGCTGACCGTCGTCGGTGATGGGCCCGAGAGTGACACCATGAAATCATTGAGTGAGGATCTGAATCTCACTGATCGCGTCCGCTTCATGGGTGACCAGGCCTCACTGACGGAGTGGCTTTCTAGCGTGGACCTGCTGATTGTGACCAGTTGTGCCGGCCCCCCCCCATTCGACTGGATCGAGGCACTCCTGCACCGCTGCCCGGTCATCACGCCCAATACCGGCGACGCTGATCGTTACCTCCCGGCGGACTACCTACTCGAGAATATTCATCCACTCTATCTGGAGCAGAAACTGCGCCATGCCCTCAACAATCGCCAGTCATTGCCTGCCCAGTTCCATGACAGTTTCCGGCGAGCGGCCACCGAGCTCACCCTGAACTCCATGGGGCAGGCCACCTGGCATGTCTATATGCAGTTATTTGACGGGATTACCGAGGGCCACGCGACCTCTGCCTCCCCGTGA
- a CDS encoding glycosyltransferase, giving the protein MISIMRVLQAVPQIDKSPEGRATLDLGQELVRLGHESIVVSAGGELMDRLVLRGSRHIEIPLDRRSLWSLRLVRRLRRLIRELEVDVVHARAPLPGWLLWLAVRGIPEGQRPRFVTSVHRLYGGGFFNSIMAAGQQVMAVSGFAGERLRKQFSRKLASAPEIVPGGVNTREFDRSAPVSGYWHQRLLNDFPQLEGRNWLLMPAALSPGNGHREFLQLLSMLGQQRDDVFGLIVGEVPPGDVKYARKLERLALDLGLSDKVLFMGPRRDMRELYASARITFCLGERPLAYGRVAAEALAMGCPVIAYRLGGLTELLQQCFPQGLVDAGDTEALLEASMEVLKRPVQVVSDGLSLEDMSARVLALYARA; this is encoded by the coding sequence TTGATCAGTATCATGCGGGTATTACAGGCGGTGCCGCAAATCGATAAGTCGCCGGAAGGGCGCGCCACCCTCGATCTGGGCCAGGAACTTGTGCGCCTTGGACACGAGTCGATCGTAGTCTCAGCAGGTGGCGAATTGATGGATCGCCTGGTGTTACGGGGCTCGCGTCACATTGAAATACCACTGGATCGTCGCTCCCTGTGGTCTCTCAGGCTTGTGCGGCGGCTGCGCAGGCTGATCCGGGAACTTGAGGTGGATGTGGTGCACGCCCGCGCACCGCTCCCCGGATGGTTGCTCTGGCTCGCAGTCCGCGGTATTCCCGAGGGACAACGCCCCCGGTTCGTCACTTCGGTACACCGCCTGTATGGGGGTGGTTTTTTTAACAGCATCATGGCTGCGGGCCAACAGGTTATGGCGGTTTCCGGCTTTGCAGGGGAAAGGCTGCGCAAACAATTCAGCAGGAAACTGGCCTCTGCCCCAGAGATCGTGCCCGGTGGTGTAAATACCCGCGAGTTTGATCGCTCTGCGCCGGTGTCGGGGTATTGGCACCAGCGCTTGTTGAATGACTTCCCCCAGCTGGAGGGGAGAAACTGGCTGTTGATGCCTGCGGCGCTGAGCCCCGGTAATGGGCACCGGGAGTTTCTTCAGCTGTTATCGATGCTGGGCCAGCAGCGTGACGACGTGTTTGGATTGATCGTGGGGGAGGTGCCGCCGGGTGACGTCAAGTATGCGCGCAAACTCGAGCGGCTGGCGCTGGACCTCGGCTTGAGTGATAAGGTGCTCTTTATGGGGCCACGCCGGGATATGCGCGAACTCTATGCCAGTGCCCGCATTACTTTCTGCCTGGGTGAGCGGCCACTTGCATACGGTCGCGTTGCCGCCGAGGCGCTGGCAATGGGTTGCCCGGTGATTGCCTACCGCCTCGGGGGACTCACGGAGTTGCTGCAACAGTGCTTCCCCCAGGGGCTCGTAGACGCCGGCGACACGGAGGCCTTGCTTGAGGCGAGCATGGAAGTTCTCAAGCGTCCCGTCCAGGTCGTCTCGGATGGTCTCAGTCTCGAGGATATGTCGGCGCGTGTGCTGGCCCTCTATGCTCGGGCCTGA
- a CDS encoding TraB/GumN family protein yields MPPHIADRGMHARSLLTAFGLLLLLLFSNASRAAGDQGLFWVAEKGDQQVYLLGSIHLATPDFYPLHSRILEAFESSDALAVEADILQAERDPALQQQIMRESLYTGGRSLREDLSPETYRRLQQWLSSRQLPEAMFMRQRPAIAMITLSMMEMQARGLDPKFGIDRHFLQRAHRQGNKKVLELEGVLEQLALLNNLENPDLLLRQTLEQLQDIDKLVPEMISAWKSGDPEAMHRLVIADELRENPEFASLYEVMFFKRNRNMAAGISAASENHDTLFVIVGAGHLVGEKSILKELEKRQFRVSAL; encoded by the coding sequence ATGCCCCCTCATATTGCCGACCGAGGTATGCACGCTCGATCGCTGCTGACAGCATTCGGACTGCTACTGCTTTTGCTGTTTTCCAACGCATCCCGGGCTGCCGGAGACCAGGGGTTGTTCTGGGTGGCAGAAAAAGGGGATCAGCAGGTCTACCTGCTTGGCTCCATTCACCTGGCGACTCCAGATTTTTACCCCCTGCACAGCAGGATTCTCGAGGCTTTTGAAAGCAGCGATGCGCTGGCGGTGGAGGCAGATATTTTGCAGGCTGAGCGGGATCCGGCGCTGCAACAGCAAATTATGCGGGAGTCACTTTACACCGGCGGCAGAAGCCTGCGAGAAGACCTGTCCCCGGAGACCTACCGGCGGCTGCAGCAGTGGCTCTCCAGCCGGCAATTACCTGAGGCCATGTTCATGCGCCAGCGCCCTGCCATCGCGATGATCACGCTCAGCATGATGGAAATGCAGGCCCGTGGACTCGATCCCAAGTTCGGCATTGATCGCCACTTTCTCCAAAGAGCTCACCGCCAGGGCAACAAGAAAGTGCTCGAACTGGAAGGCGTGCTGGAGCAGCTGGCGCTGCTCAACAATCTCGAAAACCCCGACCTGCTACTGCGTCAGACCCTCGAACAGCTGCAGGATATCGACAAGTTGGTTCCAGAGATGATTTCAGCATGGAAAAGCGGAGATCCCGAGGCCATGCATCGCCTGGTGATCGCCGATGAACTGCGGGAAAACCCCGAATTTGCCTCGCTGTATGAGGTCATGTTTTTTAAACGCAACCGTAATATGGCAGCGGGGATATCCGCGGCCAGTGAGAACCACGACACGCTATTTGTCATCGTCGGCGCAGGCCACCTGGTTGGCGAAAAAAGCATTTTGAAAGAGCTGGAAAAGCGCCAATTTAGGGTTAGCGCACTCTAG
- a CDS encoding OprO/OprP family phosphate-selective porin: MNTALPISLLLGATLSISAWADEAKTKGGLEIVSDDGNFSAELGGRIHFDTYLFDPDIEDPVSTTEFRRARITLQGEAYTFQYKLEQDFAAGNTLSGYREVWIGHDFYGGTIRVGQFKPFRAMEELTSSNEILMLERPFTTATGIFDGRQFQQGIGWNNHWACYTAGVMAFNLRNAGTPRNEGVGAAGRFTWAPINEELSTVHLGFSYSYENANRNSLALEADADYAGRRGPSQLIALTPGDRVFFFGNVDDEEFFQGRQGGSVDIAGLELAGTWGPFYAQMEYAYGNYDGDYFLSELFFEELFDAPPTFECDPDFGCYIGDQDVHAWYLQGSWLITGEHKPYNSKKGVFKSAKPTSPWGAWELTARYEAIQNDEISELDADSWIVGINYYHNPKVRFMLNLRFGDDDFTGDGTDQLGIRAQMSW; this comes from the coding sequence GTGAACACTGCCCTGCCGATCAGCTTACTTCTCGGCGCCACCCTGAGCATTTCCGCTTGGGCAGACGAGGCAAAAACCAAAGGAGGCCTGGAGATTGTCTCTGACGATGGCAATTTCTCTGCGGAGCTTGGTGGCCGCATTCACTTTGATACCTACCTTTTCGATCCCGACATCGAGGATCCTGTCAGCACCACCGAATTCCGGCGCGCGCGAATCACCCTGCAAGGCGAGGCCTACACGTTTCAGTACAAACTGGAACAGGACTTCGCCGCCGGCAATACCTTGTCCGGGTACCGGGAAGTGTGGATTGGACACGACTTCTACGGGGGCACCATCCGAGTCGGCCAGTTCAAACCATTCCGGGCCATGGAGGAGTTGACCAGCTCCAACGAGATCCTGATGCTGGAACGCCCCTTTACCACCGCCACGGGTATTTTTGATGGTCGGCAATTCCAGCAGGGCATTGGCTGGAACAACCATTGGGCCTGCTACACCGCCGGAGTCATGGCCTTCAACTTACGCAACGCCGGCACACCCAGAAATGAAGGTGTCGGCGCGGCGGGCCGGTTTACCTGGGCACCGATCAATGAGGAGCTCAGCACCGTTCACCTGGGCTTCTCCTACAGCTATGAAAATGCGAACCGAAACTCGCTAGCACTGGAGGCGGATGCTGACTATGCCGGCCGACGCGGCCCCAGCCAGTTGATTGCCCTTACCCCGGGAGACCGGGTGTTCTTTTTTGGTAACGTTGATGATGAGGAGTTCTTCCAGGGGCGCCAGGGTGGCTCGGTCGATATTGCAGGGCTAGAGCTGGCCGGCACCTGGGGACCGTTCTACGCGCAGATGGAATATGCGTATGGAAACTATGATGGCGATTATTTCCTTTCTGAACTGTTTTTTGAGGAGTTGTTCGACGCTCCCCCAACTTTTGAGTGCGACCCGGACTTCGGCTGCTATATCGGTGACCAGGACGTGCACGCCTGGTACCTTCAGGGCAGCTGGCTGATCACCGGTGAGCACAAGCCCTACAACAGCAAAAAAGGCGTATTCAAGTCGGCCAAACCCACGAGCCCATGGGGCGCCTGGGAACTCACGGCACGCTACGAAGCCATCCAGAACGATGAAATCTCCGAGCTGGATGCCGACAGCTGGATTGTCGGCATCAATTACTACCACAACCCCAAAGTCCGCTTCATGCTCAACCTGCGCTTCGGCGATGACGACTTCACCGGCGACGGCACAGACCAGCTGGGCATTCGTGCACAGATGAGCTGGTGA